A window from Drosophila nasuta strain 15112-1781.00 chromosome 3, ASM2355853v1, whole genome shotgun sequence encodes these proteins:
- the LOC132793303 gene encoding uncharacterized protein DDB_G0271670-like, giving the protein MKLALALSALLMLVYTVLIDGLNYTTSSTSSSSGPKICVLSDCNYFSTSNVCGRYGSSNLCKRFNNSCLLRYEGCVSSVAYTTVSLSMCSGISVGTRRRCASSSSSSSTSSSSSSSSSNVYPIYIRRRRG; this is encoded by the coding sequence ATGAAACTAGCATTGGCCCTATCAGCTCTATTGATGCTGGTGTACACCGTTTTGATAGATGGTCTAAACTACACGACGAGcagcacaagcagcagcagtggacCGAAGATCTGTGTTCTCTCAGATTGCAACTATTTCTCTACGAGCAATGTGTGCGGTCGCTATGGAAGTTCCAATCTCTGCAAGCGCTTCAACAACAGCTGTTTACTCCGCTACGAGGGATGCGTCAGTTCTGTAGCCTACACGACTGTTTCCCTCTCCATGTGCTCCGGAATATCAGTTGGCACTCGCAGGAGATGcgcatcatcgtcatcgtcatcatcaacatcatcatcatcatcatcgtcgtcatcaaaTGTTTATCCTATTTACATACGCAGACGTCGCGGTTAA
- the LOC132793625 gene encoding uncharacterized protein LOC132793625 translates to MNTVLLISLALVLVPLATSTTSLIRCRVQALANCDRTKKVCLRFSRTNLCELFRNECQQKLANCNNNGGLTQAFYEKANLKYCKGLSMNQRLPCASIQT, encoded by the exons ATGAATACTGTTCTGTTGATTTCTCTTGCTCTGGTCTTGGTTCCTTTAGCCACATCCACGACCAGTCTGATTCGCTGCCGTGTTCAAGCTTTGGCTAATTGCGATCGAACCAAAAAAGTATGTCTTCGTTTCTCTCGTACAAATCTCTGTGAACTCTTTCGAAACGAGTGCCAACAAAAATTGGCCAACTGCAATAACAACGGAGGCCTAACACAAGCAT ttTACGAAAAAgctaatttgaaatattgcaAAGGACTGTCGATGAATCAAAGGTTACCCTGTGCTTCAATTCAAACCTAA